The Desulfitobacterium chlororespirans DSM 11544 genome contains a region encoding:
- a CDS encoding Wadjet anti-phage system protein JetD domain-containing protein gives MSDTIQRQLLSALLDKYERSIFFREGIHPTRRIMLKLYDNGQSDFPQYNIEQSEKRILANRAVLAMAEKRLVFYQWMKGEENHIIAQIWLNLENLPMAYEFAGRQPKNEKIDDVCFEILDVLDKVKVLWARQYLQDLYETISRKRDLGNRLPEAEDERKELFRAIQFIDGMGDSEVLERVFSLQCFGDSKQFERTVKSRLLSVLRKYLDTEEDARDEELLRQIGIVKYPEQFEFCGDVKLSFACGTVDFSYLRYGGNVCSADLLRGNLVITSGVERILSIENRANYIDYIYKHKVDNELVIYHGGQYSPSKKKFFHAVAKAMPTNCGWSHWGDIDYGGFSMLARLRREITQDISAYRMNVQELKRYSNLTASVTHAYAEKVKSLGLRSELNDCKECLDYMVSNRKKLEQEAMLTDTE, from the coding sequence ATGAGTGATACGATTCAACGACAATTGTTGTCAGCCTTGCTGGATAAGTATGAGCGCAGCATCTTTTTCCGTGAAGGGATACACCCAACTCGGAGAATTATGCTGAAGTTATATGATAACGGGCAGTCTGATTTTCCACAGTATAATATTGAGCAAAGTGAGAAGCGCATTTTAGCCAATCGTGCGGTTTTGGCAATGGCGGAGAAGCGGCTTGTCTTCTACCAATGGATGAAGGGCGAAGAAAATCATATCATCGCCCAGATATGGTTAAACCTTGAAAACTTGCCTATGGCCTACGAATTTGCTGGACGTCAACCCAAGAATGAGAAGATCGATGATGTTTGCTTCGAGATACTGGATGTCTTGGATAAAGTTAAAGTCTTATGGGCAAGGCAATATCTTCAGGACCTATATGAGACAATTTCCCGCAAGCGCGATCTTGGCAATAGGCTCCCGGAAGCTGAAGACGAGCGGAAAGAGTTGTTCCGCGCGATACAGTTTATTGACGGTATGGGGGACTCCGAAGTGTTGGAAAGGGTCTTTTCGTTACAATGCTTTGGAGATTCCAAGCAATTTGAACGAACAGTAAAGTCACGCCTGCTAAGTGTTCTGCGAAAATATCTGGATACTGAAGAGGATGCCAGGGACGAGGAGTTGCTCAGGCAAATTGGAATCGTTAAATATCCGGAACAATTTGAGTTTTGTGGTGATGTAAAGCTATCCTTCGCGTGCGGCACGGTCGATTTTTCGTATCTGCGGTATGGCGGAAATGTCTGCTCAGCGGATTTGCTCCGAGGAAATTTGGTTATCACTTCCGGAGTGGAGCGGATTCTATCAATTGAAAACCGTGCCAATTATATTGACTATATATATAAGCATAAGGTGGATAATGAACTGGTTATCTATCACGGTGGACAGTATAGCCCGTCCAAAAAGAAATTCTTTCATGCCGTAGCCAAGGCCATGCCAACAAACTGCGGCTGGTCTCACTGGGGAGATATTGATTATGGCGGCTTTAGTATGTTGGCCCGGCTGCGGCGCGAAATTACCCAAGATATCAGTGCCTATCGAATGAATGTGCAAGAACTTAAGCGATATAGCAATTTAACCGCTTCGGTTACTCATGCCTATGCTGAGAAGGTAAAGAGTCTTGGGTTACGATCAGAACTCAACGATTGCAAGGAATGTCTGGATTATATGGTGAGTAATAGAAAGAAGCTGGAACAGGAGGCTATGCTGACCGACACAGAATAA
- a CDS encoding DUF3137 domain-containing protein: MGLLREIFGPSQHEVWEALCQEIGADLIDGGFFKGKKVVAKIKEWAITLDTYTVSTGKTSTTYTRMRAPYLNKDGFKFRIYRKGIFSNIGKLLGLQDIEVGYPEFDDQFIIKGNDSDKLVSLFSNSRIRKLIEIQPDISLKVKDDEGWFGSEFPEGVDELYFQVPGTIKDMDRLKTLYFLFAEVLNQLCLIDSAYEDSPNVTVQL; this comes from the coding sequence ATGGGGTTGCTTCGGGAAATATTTGGTCCAAGTCAACATGAGGTTTGGGAAGCATTATGTCAGGAAATTGGTGCGGACCTTATTGACGGAGGCTTTTTTAAAGGAAAGAAAGTCGTTGCTAAAATCAAAGAATGGGCCATTACTTTAGATACCTATACCGTGTCAACCGGGAAAACATCCACAACCTATACCCGAATGAGGGCGCCTTACCTAAACAAAGACGGGTTTAAATTCAGGATATATCGCAAGGGGATTTTCAGTAATATCGGGAAGCTTCTCGGATTACAGGATATAGAAGTGGGGTACCCGGAGTTTGACGATCAGTTCATCATTAAAGGAAACGATAGCGATAAATTAGTTAGTTTATTCTCAAACTCAAGAATACGCAAGCTTATCGAAATACAGCCGGATATCTCCCTGAAAGTCAAAGATGATGAGGGGTGGTTTGGCAGCGAATTCCCGGAGGGCGTTGATGAACTGTACTTTCAAGTTCCCGGAACAATTAAAGATATGGATAGACTGAAGACGCTCTATTTCCTTTTTGCCGAAGTGTTAAATCAGTTATGTCTTATCGATTCGGCTTATGAAGATAGTCCGAATGTAACGGTTCAGCTATAG
- a CDS encoding SH3 domain-containing protein — MTTASPSLVVRSGSGTSYGAIGTALFGEFVLVIEVTSSGWAKIDANGQYGYVSAAYLGKS, encoded by the coding sequence ATGACAACTGCTTCACCGAGCCTAGTTGTCAGATCCGGTTCAGGTACTAGCTATGGTGCCATCGGCACTGCATTATTTGGAGAGTTTGTTCTTGTTATTGAAGTCACATCAAGTGGTTGGGCAAAAATTGACGCAAACGGCCAATATGGGTATGTTTCTGCAGCGTACTTAGGAAAAAGTTAG
- a CDS encoding BlaI/MecI/CopY family transcriptional regulator yields the protein MANKKVGLSDSEWKILKVLWEHYPLSCRQIENQLKEDTGWTRHDIFSFLKRMEVKGAVHRKEASPHHLYYPILDYQEAVADETRSFLKKLWDGNLGLMVSSMVREEKLGEKEIDELMKSLQEAKKGLGGELK from the coding sequence ATGGCAAACAAAAAAGTTGGGCTTTCCGATTCAGAATGGAAGATTTTAAAAGTCCTTTGGGAGCACTATCCCCTCTCCTGTCGTCAAATTGAAAACCAGCTGAAAGAAGATACTGGTTGGACCAGACATGACATATTCTCTTTCCTTAAGCGTATGGAAGTCAAAGGGGCAGTTCACCGAAAAGAGGCCAGCCCTCATCATCTTTATTATCCGATTTTGGACTATCAGGAAGCCGTGGCAGATGAAACTCGTTCTTTTTTGAAAAAGCTCTGGGACGGCAATCTAGGACTGATGGTTTCATCCATGGTCAGGGAAGAAAAGTTAGGCGAAAAAGAGATTGATGAGTTGATGAAATCCTTACAAGAAGCTAAAAAGGGGCTGGGAGGCGAATTAAAATGA
- a CDS encoding ATP-binding protein yields MIRKMIKIDEQSCDGCGLCITACHEGALVLVNGKASLLRDDYCDGLGNCLPACPQDAISFEEREAVEFDEEAVKKHLEGHHHQHEQHEHHGHTLACGCPGNHAELLSRPESTYKPETQQEIKSQLKQWPVQIKLAPPNAPYFDNANLLIAADCTAYAYGNFHNEFMRNRVTLIGCPKLDSVDYSEKLTAILQQNSLKSLTLIRMEVPCCGGLESAVKTALKNSGQVIPWQVVTITTNGRIMED; encoded by the coding sequence ATGATCAGAAAGATGATTAAAATCGATGAGCAGTCGTGCGACGGCTGCGGATTATGCATTACCGCCTGTCACGAAGGGGCGCTGGTGCTGGTAAATGGCAAAGCCAGCCTGCTCCGCGATGATTATTGCGACGGGCTTGGCAACTGTCTTCCTGCCTGCCCGCAGGATGCGATCTCTTTTGAAGAAAGAGAAGCGGTGGAATTTGATGAAGAAGCCGTTAAAAAACATCTGGAAGGTCACCATCACCAGCATGAACAGCACGAACACCACGGGCATACCCTGGCTTGCGGCTGTCCAGGCAATCATGCCGAGCTGCTGAGCCGTCCCGAATCCACCTATAAACCGGAAACCCAGCAGGAGATTAAATCTCAGCTGAAGCAATGGCCGGTGCAAATAAAGCTGGCTCCCCCAAACGCTCCTTATTTTGATAATGCCAATCTCCTGATCGCTGCCGACTGTACTGCTTATGCCTATGGGAATTTCCACAACGAGTTTATGCGTAACAGAGTCACCCTGATCGGCTGTCCAAAACTTGATTCTGTGGATTACAGCGAAAAACTGACGGCCATCCTGCAGCAAAACTCACTTAAATCCCTGACCCTTATCCGGATGGAAGTTCCCTGCTGCGGTGGTTTGGAAAGCGCGGTGAAAACCGCTCTCAAAAACAGCGGCCAAGTCATACCCTGGCAGGTCGTCACGATCACAACCAACGGCCGGATCATGGAGGATTAG
- a CDS encoding M56 family metallopeptidase, with product MTEAVLHFLLERTLTASLLIIALLVLRRIFRGKIPSVLLYASWLLVLIRLLIPIDIPSSASIMNLVKTSPVTAIEQNAIEPRFPSFESGLLTNPERQNETEPPNVSSEITIKQPVEEKGVKPTLFFLLFALWAGGALAVTTYMIILNKGFFNQLRQSSLELKSEQIPFYEELCRQVKIKTPLPVILSDKLPSPCLVGLFHPRIAVTPEATASTTILRHTLLHELCHYKQKDNLFTLLRNICCAVYWFNPFVWAAALASREDSELSCDARVLRYLDECESLEYGETLLTLLNTRNTKTPILNTATAMASGKSTIGTRISLIIKPSKKLKTASVFVCGVMILFGMVTLTDAKNEPVFGQQNTPHVQEAIAKNSLDIDTLKMLANGQLTLADIPKQYVPNTVTEDKASAYTLWTYTLDNDFSFDVKYISEPNLPPRYTASLRQNKGSNYIFFPCRPESLDQYLAACARGDLFQLQTYASFDGEKMAEIEYRTETNYEETKDQTASVSFFAGNNKTYALSNKYNSFGRVIWSPDSVYGAFINMITLNGTEGRDNGLYLFDSLNREIYDPIPSKTLISAFNESGTINEKITTIYLEPQIKWSPDSTKLSLTCYPASSDNHVAAHVVYDIVKHQVENIVIKENIQAPSSDLSY from the coding sequence ATGACCGAAGCTGTTTTGCATTTTTTACTTGAAAGAACACTGACAGCTTCACTGCTTATTATTGCTTTGCTGGTGTTACGAAGAATATTTAGAGGAAAAATACCCTCAGTCTTACTCTATGCGTCTTGGCTTCTGGTCCTTATCCGCCTTCTTATTCCCATTGATATTCCTAGTTCAGCCAGTATCATGAACCTGGTTAAAACCTCACCTGTTACAGCTATTGAACAAAATGCAATCGAACCACGCTTTCCTTCCTTTGAATCCGGCCTGTTAACAAATCCTGAAAGACAGAATGAAACAGAACCACCGAACGTCAGCAGTGAAATCACCATAAAACAGCCGGTTGAAGAAAAAGGAGTTAAGCCCACCCTATTCTTTTTACTGTTTGCTCTTTGGGCAGGCGGAGCCTTGGCTGTTACGACTTATATGATTATTTTGAACAAAGGTTTTTTCAATCAACTGCGCCAATCTTCTCTAGAGTTGAAATCTGAGCAAATTCCCTTTTATGAGGAGCTATGCCGGCAGGTTAAAATCAAGACTCCCCTTCCAGTCATTCTTTCAGATAAGTTGCCTTCTCCCTGTTTAGTCGGGCTGTTCCATCCCCGCATTGCCGTGACGCCGGAAGCCACAGCAAGCACGACAATCCTAAGGCATACACTTCTGCATGAGCTGTGTCATTACAAGCAAAAGGATAATCTTTTCACTTTGCTTCGAAATATTTGCTGTGCTGTTTACTGGTTTAACCCTTTTGTATGGGCAGCCGCCCTTGCTTCCCGGGAGGACTCCGAGCTAAGCTGTGACGCCAGAGTGCTGCGTTACCTGGATGAATGTGAAAGCCTTGAATACGGCGAAACCCTCCTTACCCTGTTAAATACCCGCAATACTAAAACACCTATTCTTAATACAGCCACTGCAATGGCCTCGGGAAAAAGCACCATTGGTACAAGAATTAGTTTGATCATTAAACCTTCTAAAAAATTAAAGACTGCTTCAGTCTTTGTTTGCGGAGTTATGATTTTATTTGGGATGGTCACTTTAACCGATGCCAAAAACGAGCCTGTGTTTGGGCAGCAGAATACACCCCATGTCCAAGAAGCTATTGCTAAAAACTCCTTGGACATAGATACCTTAAAAATGTTGGCGAACGGTCAACTGACGTTAGCTGATATTCCCAAACAATATGTTCCCAATACAGTCACAGAAGATAAAGCCTCCGCCTATACATTATGGACATATACCCTGGATAACGATTTCAGCTTTGACGTGAAGTATATTTCTGAGCCAAATCTCCCTCCCAGGTACACTGCTTCTCTCCGTCAAAACAAGGGTTCCAATTATATTTTCTTCCCTTGTCGCCCGGAATCTCTGGACCAATATCTTGCGGCATGCGCTCGGGGAGATCTCTTCCAATTGCAAACCTATGCAAGTTTTGACGGAGAAAAGATGGCTGAGATAGAATATCGTACTGAAACAAACTATGAAGAGACCAAAGATCAGACTGCCAGCGTAAGTTTTTTTGCCGGAAATAATAAGACATATGCCCTATCAAATAAATACAATTCCTTTGGTCGGGTAATTTGGTCACCGGATAGTGTTTATGGTGCCTTTATCAATATGATAACACTAAACGGTACAGAGGGCCGGGACAATGGCCTTTACCTGTTCGATTCTCTGAATAGGGAGATTTACGATCCAATACCCTCAAAAACCCTTATATCAGCATTTAATGAATCGGGCACAATAAATGAAAAAATAACTACAATTTATCTTGAACCACAGATTAAATGGTCACCAGACAGCACAAAACTGTCGCTTACCTGTTATCCCGCTTCAAGTGATAATCATGTTGCAGCCCATGTGGTCTACGATATTGTTAAACATCAAGTGGAAAATATCGTAATCAAAGAAAACATTCAAGCTCCCTCCTCTGATCTGTCTTATTAG
- a CDS encoding phosphodiester glycosidase family protein, which produces MEGESQIITTTRIKRTNKKRKRFKPKIFVLFMIFQMILPIIMTPFIIFYGPFDSLKSLVVGTVYTSRHPHYLNYFLSQEEIETIIAQNNQSLGGDIQDTNRSNAVNLEEGIVVEDIEGKNALGRFRGKVMLIKDPKRIKVAVTQSLGVNGERVSDLVKNMGAVAGINGGGFYDPDGSGNGAYPDGITVQKGEIIHNNVGDKAINMIGLDKEGQLVLGNMTVAQIREKGIQEAVHFEPNLIVNGKKAEFSDGPYGYAPRTAIGQKADGTIIFVVIDGRQPTWSMGAGMSDLYNIFRKYDAVAAANLDGGSSTEMMYNGKILNKLWNMFGERYMPTGFVVMP; this is translated from the coding sequence ATGGAAGGAGAGAGTCAAATCATAACTACTACAAGAATTAAACGCACAAATAAAAAAAGAAAAAGATTTAAGCCTAAGATATTCGTACTGTTTATGATCTTCCAGATGATTTTGCCTATAATCATGACTCCCTTTATTATCTTTTACGGTCCCTTCGACAGTCTTAAATCTCTTGTCGTGGGTACGGTTTATACATCCCGTCATCCGCACTATCTCAATTATTTTTTATCCCAGGAAGAAATCGAGACAATTATTGCTCAAAATAATCAGAGTTTAGGCGGGGATATTCAGGATACGAATCGCAGTAATGCTGTGAATTTAGAAGAGGGAATCGTGGTTGAAGATATAGAAGGTAAAAATGCATTAGGAAGATTTCGCGGAAAAGTCATGTTGATAAAAGACCCTAAACGCATAAAAGTAGCTGTTACCCAAAGTCTTGGTGTCAATGGGGAACGTGTGAGCGATTTGGTTAAGAATATGGGAGCGGTAGCTGGTATAAACGGCGGGGGGTTTTATGACCCGGACGGCAGTGGTAATGGAGCTTACCCGGACGGGATTACGGTTCAGAAGGGGGAGATCATCCATAACAATGTGGGGGATAAAGCTATAAATATGATTGGCTTAGATAAAGAAGGGCAATTAGTCCTGGGCAATATGACGGTCGCCCAGATACGGGAGAAAGGCATTCAAGAAGCGGTGCATTTTGAACCTAATTTAATTGTCAATGGAAAGAAGGCAGAGTTCAGTGATGGTCCCTATGGATATGCACCGCGCACAGCCATAGGCCAAAAAGCTGATGGAACAATTATTTTTGTGGTGATTGACGGTCGCCAACCTACATGGAGTATGGGAGCTGGCATGAGTGACCTATACAATATATTTAGAAAATACGATGCAGTGGCAGCGGCTAACCTGGATGGCGGTTCTTCCACTGAAATGATGTATAACGGGAAAATATTAAATAAACTGTGGAATATGTTTGGTGAGCGTTATATGCCTACTGGCTTTGTGGTTATGCCATAA
- a CDS encoding ATP-binding protein has product MKKMTRLLLIHWHYFAREMVEFEQLNFLTGKNASGKSTIIDALQLILLGDTSGSFFNKAANGRGNRTLTGYLRGELGDDEDSGFNYLRSGRFTSYIAVEFFDEEKKRSFTAGCCFDTFSENDMQKLFFLYDGAIPDNEFVETGSPMVITALRAYLKEHFTGHHSTTDVGRDFRTNLYGKLGGLRERFGQLLKKAVSFNPNVEIQQFISEFVCDTQQTVDVSRMQENIRSYKSLESEADVLKGRIALLDQILTIHQSFTVQRQNEMLYSYLIERSQADIKAIELEAAKDKAKTYDAQLSELTDTINAETTRLSKLQEERDLMQAKLLNNEQAQALQLLETQIAEKEQQISALRGEYDKAVAVLSKCVSSWRMNSSAMLQKIGSIENALLDPLLVSRINDLHSEGQAFLKRMESLLRIDYAVILETGQKGLDEYAVLADSLKVHSIQLASRMGEEQVTLAERRKILQQEKESLESGIYPFPQDVTDLKEAVSSRLRLNTGKDIKVLVVAEAAEIKNDRWRNVIEGYLNTQKYYIIVPQEYFQTALRVFDAIKRQRQIYGTGIIDIEKMKHIKPTADSGSLAEEIATDEQDVRLFLDYTLGRVKKCDRVGDLRRFRTSVTDEGMMYQNFVVRAMDPKRWAKPAIGQGAIQRRLEDVKKEIGVLAQQIAACATIKTGLQFSSTLVALSQAEIEHAISSAKGLSAVEALENDVRSLRESLSTIDKSAVEALKAHIEALANEMKILSERIRKDNIDYGKREAIVTMLRDETIPKLTGELETLETELTRKYNEEWLENTGRLRYQRELSSRGNAEDINRAFPRELSRSTNARESMWDDLLNLRRTYNEKYIMGYNIKAEDNEVYDNAWLELSENKLPEYLARIEDTRQKAFEQFQEDFLSRLQNNINDAKRQIDGLNNALSGSSFGEDTYRFRIVPKPEYRRYYDMIVDPMLLEGGYNLLSEQFNAKYKEEIAELFAIITNEGAPAKVREHDDYEKRVQAFTDYRTYLSFDLEVVNRDGETQRLSKTLGKKSGGETQTPFYIAVLASFAQLYRIGRDKNASTSRLIIFDEAFSKMDGERIIRSIELLRQFNFQVVLSAPPDKIGDIATLVDRNLCVLRDGKRACVRSLDPKRLEEIEYE; this is encoded by the coding sequence ATGAAAAAGATGACCAGGCTCCTGCTGATCCATTGGCATTATTTCGCACGTGAGATGGTGGAATTTGAACAATTGAATTTTTTAACGGGTAAAAATGCTTCCGGAAAATCCACAATAATTGACGCGCTGCAATTAATTCTACTGGGCGATACCAGCGGCAGCTTTTTTAATAAAGCCGCTAATGGACGGGGCAATCGAACCCTAACCGGATATCTCAGGGGTGAGTTGGGCGATGATGAAGACTCGGGCTTCAACTATTTGCGCAGCGGGAGGTTTACCAGCTATATCGCGGTGGAGTTTTTTGATGAGGAGAAGAAAAGGAGCTTTACCGCCGGCTGTTGTTTTGATACATTTTCGGAAAACGATATGCAGAAGCTGTTCTTCTTATATGACGGCGCTATACCCGACAATGAGTTTGTCGAGACAGGGAGTCCTATGGTAATCACCGCACTGCGTGCTTATTTGAAAGAGCATTTTACCGGACACCACTCCACGACCGATGTCGGTAGAGATTTCAGGACAAACCTGTATGGTAAACTCGGGGGCTTGCGTGAACGCTTTGGTCAGTTGCTGAAAAAAGCAGTGTCCTTCAATCCAAATGTTGAAATTCAACAGTTTATTTCTGAATTCGTATGCGATACACAGCAGACCGTAGACGTAAGCCGCATGCAGGAGAATATCAGAAGTTACAAAAGCCTGGAAAGCGAGGCTGATGTCCTAAAGGGTAGAATCGCCTTGCTTGACCAGATACTAACTATTCATCAAAGTTTTACGGTCCAGCGGCAAAATGAAATGCTGTACTCTTACCTGATCGAACGTTCCCAAGCAGATATAAAGGCAATAGAACTGGAAGCGGCCAAGGATAAAGCCAAAACCTATGACGCACAGCTATCCGAATTAACGGATACCATCAACGCTGAAACGACACGCCTTAGCAAGCTTCAGGAAGAACGGGACCTGATGCAGGCGAAGCTTCTGAACAACGAGCAGGCGCAGGCTCTGCAGCTCCTTGAAACACAAATAGCTGAAAAGGAGCAACAGATCAGCGCTTTGCGCGGAGAATATGATAAAGCAGTTGCCGTTCTGTCTAAATGTGTATCATCCTGGAGAATGAACTCCTCCGCAATGCTGCAAAAGATAGGCTCCATAGAAAATGCTTTACTCGATCCGTTGCTTGTTTCCCGCATCAACGATCTGCACTCAGAAGGGCAGGCTTTCTTAAAGCGAATGGAGTCATTGCTCCGAATTGACTATGCTGTAATCTTAGAGACTGGTCAAAAGGGGCTCGATGAATATGCCGTGCTGGCCGATTCGCTTAAAGTACATTCTATACAATTAGCCTCTCGTATGGGAGAGGAGCAAGTGACTCTTGCCGAACGGAGAAAAATACTACAGCAGGAAAAGGAATCCCTGGAAAGTGGAATCTATCCCTTTCCCCAAGATGTGACCGATTTGAAAGAGGCGGTCTCTTCCCGTTTGCGCCTGAATACTGGAAAGGACATAAAAGTTCTCGTTGTAGCCGAAGCTGCTGAGATTAAAAATGACCGCTGGCGCAATGTTATTGAAGGATACCTGAATACACAAAAATACTACATCATTGTTCCTCAGGAGTATTTTCAGACGGCTTTACGCGTTTTTGATGCCATTAAGCGTCAAAGGCAAATATATGGTACAGGCATCATTGATATTGAAAAAATGAAGCATATTAAGCCAACGGCAGACTCAGGAAGTCTTGCCGAAGAGATTGCAACGGACGAGCAGGATGTCCGGTTGTTTTTGGACTACACCCTTGGGCGGGTAAAGAAATGCGATCGTGTAGGTGATTTAAGGCGTTTTCGTACATCGGTGACAGATGAAGGTATGATGTACCAAAATTTTGTTGTCCGGGCAATGGATCCGAAACGCTGGGCAAAGCCGGCGATTGGCCAGGGCGCTATACAGAGGAGACTGGAAGACGTTAAAAAAGAGATAGGCGTATTAGCACAGCAAATAGCTGCATGTGCCACGATAAAAACCGGTCTCCAGTTCAGTAGTACATTGGTCGCGCTCAGCCAAGCAGAGATTGAGCATGCCATCTCCTCGGCGAAAGGCCTGTCTGCCGTGGAAGCTTTGGAGAATGATGTGCGATCTTTGCGGGAAAGCCTCTCAACCATTGATAAGAGCGCGGTGGAGGCGTTGAAAGCACACATCGAAGCTTTAGCAAATGAGATGAAGATTCTTTCCGAACGAATTCGTAAAGACAACATCGATTATGGAAAACGTGAGGCCATTGTTACCATGCTTCGAGATGAAACTATTCCAAAGCTTACAGGCGAATTAGAGACATTGGAAACGGAGCTTACAAGGAAATACAATGAGGAATGGCTGGAAAACACCGGCCGCTTGAGATATCAACGAGAGTTATCTTCCCGAGGCAATGCAGAGGACATCAATCGGGCATTCCCGCGAGAGCTGAGTAGATCTACCAATGCACGTGAGTCTATGTGGGACGATCTATTGAATTTACGCCGTACTTACAACGAAAAATACATCATGGGCTATAATATTAAGGCGGAAGATAATGAAGTGTATGATAATGCTTGGCTTGAACTCAGTGAAAACAAATTGCCTGAGTATTTGGCAAGAATTGAGGATACGCGTCAAAAGGCTTTTGAACAGTTTCAGGAAGATTTCCTCAGCCGTTTGCAGAACAACATTAATGATGCGAAGCGTCAGATTGACGGGCTTAACAACGCGCTGAGCGGGAGTTCCTTCGGTGAGGATACCTATCGGTTTCGTATTGTGCCAAAACCGGAATATAGGCGCTATTATGATATGATCGTCGACCCTATGCTCCTCGAGGGAGGCTATAATTTGCTTTCAGAGCAGTTCAATGCAAAATACAAAGAAGAGATCGCAGAGCTTTTCGCTATCATAACCAATGAAGGAGCTCCGGCAAAGGTACGTGAGCATGACGATTATGAGAAGCGCGTGCAGGCATTTACCGATTACCGTACTTATCTGTCCTTTGATTTGGAAGTCGTAAATCGTGATGGCGAAACGCAAAGGCTGTCAAAGACACTTGGCAAGAAGTCCGGAGGAGAAACACAGACACCTTTCTATATTGCGGTGCTGGCCTCCTTTGCCCAGCTATATCGAATAGGAAGAGACAAAAACGCCAGTACATCGCGTCTAATCATTTTCGATGAGGCCTTCTCCAAAATGGACGGCGAGCGGATCATCCGGAGTATTGAGCTTTTGCGTCAGTTCAATTTCCAAGTAGTGCTTTCCGCGCCACCTGATAAGATAGGAGATATTGCTACTCTCGTTGACAGAAATCTGTGTGTTCTTAGAGACGGAAAACGTGCCTGCGTCAGAAGCCTTGACCCCAAGCGGCTTGAGGAAATTGAGTATGAGTGA
- a CDS encoding DUF3841 domain-containing protein, with the protein MRLWTIQDKAAYDDLCEKGVLHCDAALAEWLKDDLFRKSYDWLVGEMKGCVGEPPQGVEYPVWAWYLLFGKNVKPDLRRVEFRNYIGEHYVIEAEIPDEKILLSDEEYWHLVLNDSYFSDAPEDDDEAEELADKWFAGLPAQEQEQVKRESWKKVFDKACCPWTFVQATFWELRKEQIVSVRKFYGKAKPIEL; encoded by the coding sequence ATGCGCTTATGGACGATTCAAGATAAAGCGGCATATGACGACCTTTGCGAAAAGGGCGTTCTACATTGCGATGCCGCATTAGCCGAGTGGTTGAAAGACGACTTGTTTAGGAAATCCTACGACTGGCTTGTTGGGGAAATGAAAGGGTGTGTCGGAGAGCCGCCCCAAGGCGTTGAGTATCCGGTATGGGCTTGGTATCTCCTGTTTGGCAAAAATGTAAAACCCGATTTGCGGAGGGTTGAGTTCAGAAATTATATCGGCGAACACTATGTCATCGAAGCCGAAATACCCGACGAAAAGATCTTGCTGAGTGATGAGGAATACTGGCACTTGGTGCTGAACGACAGCTATTTTTCTGATGCGCCGGAAGATGATGATGAAGCTGAGGAACTTGCGGACAAATGGTTTGCTGGCCTGCCGGCACAAGAGCAGGAGCAAGTTAAACGAGAATCTTGGAAGAAGGTATTCGATAAAGCCTGCTGCCCGTGGACTTTTGTACAAGCGACTTTTTGGGAACTACGAAAAGAGCAAATTGTAAGCGTGAGAAAGTTTTATGGCAAGGCAAAACCAATTGAACTTTAA